Proteins from one Cryptomeria japonica chromosome 4, Sugi_1.0, whole genome shotgun sequence genomic window:
- the LOC131074120 gene encoding ribosome production factor 2 homolog, giving the protein MLKVVKPKTNHARRILEKRAPKLVENAKKILILHGTKTSNVLNSVLTDIFHLKRAGGNAIKYTKKNGDIRPFESGGETALDFLSQKTDCSLFVFGSHSKKRPNNLVLGRMYDHHVYDLIEVGIENFSSMELFGYGKKLAPQVGSKPLFAFIGEGFETKEHLKHLKEVLLDMFRGEVVEKINLTGLDSVFVCTALDDNKVRFMHCGIRLKKSGTIVPRIELVEIGPSMDLVHRRHRLPNDDLRKEAMKSAILKPNKKVKNVSGDLLAGKVGKIYVPKQEVGDMALAKMKGLKRERRVAAAALSASKNKAHKENENTNLAISNKKQRTG; this is encoded by the exons ATGTTGAAAGTTGTAAAACCTAAGACAAATCATGCAAGGAGGATTCTCGAAAAGCGTGCTCCAAAGCTG GTTGAAAATGccaagaaaatattaattttgcaTGGCACAAAGACTAGCAATGTATTGAATTCAGTCTTGACTGACATATTTCATCTCAAGAGGGCTGGTGGAAATGCCATCAAATACAccaaaaagaatggagatattcgACCATTTGAGAGTGGGGGTGAAACTGCCTTAGACTTTCTTTCACAAAAGACTGATTGCAGTCTGTTCGTT TTTGGCTCACATTCAAAGAAGCGGCCTAACAATCTCGTTTTGGGAAGAATGTATGATCATCATGTATATGATCTGATTGAGGTTGGCATAGAAAATTTTAGTTCAATGGAATTATTTGGCTATGGAAAGAAGCTAGCCCCACAAGTAGGCTCAAAGCCTCTATTTGCCTTTATTGGTGAAGGTTTTGAGACCAAGGAGCACCTGAAACATTTGAAAGAGGTTTTACTTGATATGTTCAGGGGGGAG GTTGTTGAAAAAATAAATCTTACAGGGCTAGACTCTGTATTTGTCTGCACAGCATTGGATGATAATAAG GTTCGTTTCATGCACTGTGGAATACGGTTAAAAAAGTCTGGCACAATTGTTCCACGAATTGAACTGGTTGAAATAGGGCCTTCAATGGACCTGGTTCATAGACGGCATCGGCTTCCAAATGATGATCTGAGGAAAGAGGCCATGAAATctgcaattttgaagcccaacaAGAAG GTGAAGAATGTCAGTGGTGACCTGTTAGCTGGAAAAGTCGGAAAGATTTATGTTCCAAAGCAAGAG GTTGGAGACATGGCCCTGGCAAAAATGAAAGGTCTTAAGAGGGAGCGGAGAGTAGCTGCAGCTGCCTTGTCGGCCTCGAAGAATAAAGCacacaaagaaaatgaaaacacaAATTTGGCAATATCAAACAAGAAGCAAAGAACAGGCTAG